A single region of the Dromaius novaehollandiae isolate bDroNov1 chromosome 27, bDroNov1.hap1, whole genome shotgun sequence genome encodes:
- the PSMA5 gene encoding proteasome subunit alpha type-5, with protein MFLTRSEYDRGVNTFSPEGRLFQVEYAIEAIKLGSTAIGIQTSEGVCLAVEKRITSPLMEPSSIEKIVEIDSHIGCAMSGLIADAKTLIDKARVETQNHWFTYNETMTVESVTQAVSNLALQFGEEDADPGAMSRPFGVALLFGGVDEKGPQLFHMDPSGTFVQCDARAIGSASEGAQSSLQEVYHKSMTLKEAIKSSLVILKQVMEEKLNATNIELATVEPGMKFHMYTKEELEEVIKDI; from the exons ATGTTCCTCACGCGCTCCGAGTACGACCG GGGTGTGAACACTTTTTCGCCAGAGGGGAGGCTCTTCCAAGTGGAGTATGCCATCGAGGCCATTAAG CTTGGTTCCACAGCCATCGGGATCCAGACCTCGGAGGGCGTTTGCCTGGCTGTGGAGAAGAGAATCACCTCCCCGCTTATGGAGCCCAGCAGCATTGAGAAAATTGTAGAAATCGATTCCCACATAG GGTGTGCCATGAGTGGCTTAATAGCTGATGCAAAGACTTTAATTGATAAAGCAAGAGTGGAGACTCAG aatcACTGGTTCACCTACAATGAAACCATGACAGTGGAGAGCGTGACGCAGGCTGTGTCCAACCTTGCCCTGCAGTTCGGGGAGGAGGATGCAGACCCCGGCGCGATG TCTCGTCCGTTTGGTGTCGCGCTGCTTTTTGGAGGAGTTGATGAGAAAGGACCCCAGCT GTTTCACATGGACCCATCAGGGACGTTTGTTCAGTGTGATGCCAGAGCAATCGGGTCCGCCTCGGAAGGCGCACAGAGCTCCCTGCAAGAGGTTTACCATAAG TCAATGACGCTGAAAGAAGCAATCAAATCTTCCCTTGTCATCCTAAAACAAGTTATGGAGGAGAAACTGAATGCAACCAACATTGAG CTTGCCACGGTGGAGCCGGGGATGAAGTTCCACATGTACACGAAAGAGGAGCTTGAAGAGGTCATCAAGGATatttga
- the SORT1 gene encoding sortilin isoform X2, with translation MGPRGAAARALGLALALGLGLGLAPPPRAPPRPPRAGGGGLAAAAAGGEACGGLRGVPAALGNNTHQCIFDDLSGSVSLSWVGDSTGVILVLTTFQVPLVIMSFGQSKLYRSEDYGKTFKDITDLINNTFIRTEFGMAIGPENSGKVILTGDVSGGSRGGRIFRSSDFAKNFVQTDLPFHPLVQILYHPQNSDYLLALSTDNGLWVSRDFGEKWEEIHKAVCLAKWGANNTIFFTTYLNSSCTDLGLLELKKTSDFGKAFKVIGTKIYSFGLGGRFLFASVMTEKGNTRRIHVSLDQGETWNMAQLPSVGHEQFYSILAANEDLVFMHVDEPGDTGFGTIYTSDDRGIVYSKSLERHLYTTTGGETDFTNVTSLRGIYITSVLSEDNSIQSVITFDRGGEWVPLRKPKNTTCDSTAKNKDECSLHIHASYSISQKLNVPMVPLSEPNAVGIIIAHGSVGGAISVMSPDVYISDDGGYTWARMLEGPHYYAILDSGGLIVAIEHTSQPVNVIEFSTDEGQCWYKYTFSKDPIFFTGLASEPGARSMNVSIWGFRGNFLSRKWVSYTIDFSELLSRTCEDKDYTIWLAHSSDPSDPSDGCILGYKEQYRRLRKSSVCQNGRDYVVTKQPSICPCTLEDFLCDFGYYRPENQSVCVEQPELKGHDLEFCLYGRQELLKTSGYRKIPGDKCSGGESPSREETDMKKKCTSNFLSPSQLAASSSSTPIILAVVALLLVTAVAGVLLVKKYVCGGRFLVHRYSVLRQHAEANGAEGIDAPDPVAPASKGGYHDDSDEDLLE, from the exons AtggggccgcgcggggcagcggcgcgcgcgctggggctggcgctggcgctggggctggggttggggctggcgccgccgccccgcgcccccccgcgccccccccgcgccggtggcggcggcctggcggcggcggcggcgggcggcgaggcctGCGGCGGCCTGCGCGGCGTCCCGGCCGCCCTCGGCAACAACACGCACCAG TGCATCTTCGACGACCTCAGCGGCTCCGTGTCGCTCTCCTGGGTGGGGGACAGCACAGGG GTTATCCTTGTCCTGACCACGTTCCAGGTGCCCCTGGTGATCATGAGCTTCGGGCAGTCCAAACTCTACCGGAG CGAGGACTACGGGAAGACTTTCAAGGACATCACCGACCTCATCAATAACACGTTCATCCGGACCGAGTTCGGCATGGCTATCGGCCCGGAGAACTCAGGAAAG GTCATCCTGACGGGCGACGTGTCCGGAGGGAGCCGCGGCGGCAGGATCTTCCGCTCGTCCGACTTCGCCAAGAACTTCGTGCAGACGGACCTGCCCTTCCACCCCTTGGTGCAGATCCTGTACCACCCCCAAAACTCCGACTACCTGCTGGCCCTCAGCACCGAC AACGGCCTCTGGGTGTCCAGGGACTTCGGGGAGAAGTGGGAGGAGATCCACAAAGCTGTCTGCCTGGCCAAGTG GGGCGCTAACAACACCATCTTCTTCACCACCTACCTGAACAGCTCCTGCA CTGATCTCGGGTTACTGGAGCTAAAGAAAACCTCCGACTTCGGCAAAGCCTTCAAGGTCATCGGCACCAAGATCTACTCCTTCGGCCTGGGCGGACGCTTCCTTTTTGCCTCCGTCATGACAGAGAAG GGCAACACGAGGCGCATTCACGTCTCGCTCGACCAAGGCGAAACGTGGAACATGGCCCAGCTCCCCTCCGTGGGCCACGAGCAGTTTTACTCCATCCTGGCCGCCAACGAGGACCTGGTGTTCATGCACGTGGATGAGCCgggag ATACGGGTTTTGGCACCATCTACACCTCCGATGACCGAGGCATCGTGTACTCCAAGTCCTTGGAGCGGCACCTCTACACCACCACCGGCGGGGAAACCGACTTCACCAACGTCACCTCGCTGCGGGGCATCTACATCACCAGCGTCCTCTCGGAAG ACAACTCCATCCAGTCGGTGATCACCTTCGACCGCGGCGGCGAGTGGGTGCCGCTGAGGAAGCCGAAAAACACCACGTGCGACTCCACGGCGAAGAACAAGGACGAG TGCAGCCTCCACATCCACGCGTCCTACAGCATCTCCCAGAAGCTGAACGTGCCCATGGTGCCGCTGTCCGAGCCCAACGCCGTCGGCATCATCATCGCCCACG GGAGCGTCGGGGGGGCCATCTCGGTGATGAGCCCGGACGTCTACATCTCGGACGACGGGGGCTACACGTGGGCGCGGATGCTGGAGGGGCCCCATTACTACGCCATCCTGGACTCCGGCGGCCTCATCGTAGCCATCGAACACACCAGCCAGCCCGTCAACGTGATCGA GTTCTCCACAGACGAAGGCCAGTGCTGGTATAAGTACACTTTCTCCAAGGATCCCATCTTCTTCACCGGCCTGGCGTCCGAGCCCGGAGCCAGGTCCATGAACGTCAGCATCTGGGGCTTTCGGGGCAACTTCCTGTCCCGCAAGTGGGTCTCGTACACCATCGACTTCAGCGAGCTGCTCAGCAGGACCT GCGAGGACAAGGACTACACCATCTGGCTGGCTCACTCCAGTGATCCCAGTGACCCCAGTGACGGCTGCATCCTGGGCTACAAGGAGCAGTACCGGCGCCTCCGCAAGTCCTCGGTGTGCCAGAACGGCCGGGACTACGTGGTGACCAAGCAGCCGTCCATCTGCCCCTGCACCCTGGAAGACTTTCTCTG CGATTTCGGCTACTATCGCCCGGAGAACCAGTCTGTGTGCGTGGAGCAGCCGGAGCTGAAGGGACACGACCTGGAGTTTTGCCTCTACggcaggcaggagctgctcaAGACCAGCGG GTACCGGAAGATCCCAGGAGACAAATGTTCAGGAGGGGAAAGTCCGAGCCGGGAAGAGACCGACATGAAGAAGAAATGCACCAGCAACTTCCTGAGCCCCAGCCAGCTG GCCGCGTCCTCCAGCTCCACTCCCATCATCCTGGCTGTCGTCGCCCTGCTGCTCGTCACCGCCGTGGCCGGGGTGCTCCTCGTCAAGAAATACGTGTGCGGGGGCAG GTTCCTGGTTCACCGCTACTCCGTCCTCCGGCAGCACGCCGAGGCCAACGGCGCGGAGGGCATCGACGCACCAGACCCCGTCGCGCCGGCGAGCAAAGGAGGTTACCACGATGACTCGGACGAG GACCTCCTGGAGTAG
- the SORT1 gene encoding sortilin isoform X1, with amino-acid sequence MGPRGAAARALGLALALGLGLGLAPPPRAPPRPPRAGGGGLAAAAAGGEACGGLRGVPAALGNNTHQCIFDDLSGSVSLSWVGDSTGVILVLTTFQVPLVIMSFGQSKLYRSEDYGKTFKDITDLINNTFIRTEFGMAIGPENSGKVILTGDVSGGSRGGRIFRSSDFAKNFVQTDLPFHPLVQILYHPQNSDYLLALSTDNGLWVSRDFGEKWEEIHKAVCLAKWGANNTIFFTTYLNSSCKADLGLLELKKTSDFGKAFKVIGTKIYSFGLGGRFLFASVMTEKGNTRRIHVSLDQGETWNMAQLPSVGHEQFYSILAANEDLVFMHVDEPGDTGFGTIYTSDDRGIVYSKSLERHLYTTTGGETDFTNVTSLRGIYITSVLSEDNSIQSVITFDRGGEWVPLRKPKNTTCDSTAKNKDECSLHIHASYSISQKLNVPMVPLSEPNAVGIIIAHGSVGGAISVMSPDVYISDDGGYTWARMLEGPHYYAILDSGGLIVAIEHTSQPVNVIEFSTDEGQCWYKYTFSKDPIFFTGLASEPGARSMNVSIWGFRGNFLSRKWVSYTIDFSELLSRTCEDKDYTIWLAHSSDPSDPSDGCILGYKEQYRRLRKSSVCQNGRDYVVTKQPSICPCTLEDFLCDFGYYRPENQSVCVEQPELKGHDLEFCLYGRQELLKTSGYRKIPGDKCSGGESPSREETDMKKKCTSNFLSPSQLAASSSSTPIILAVVALLLVTAVAGVLLVKKYVCGGRFLVHRYSVLRQHAEANGAEGIDAPDPVAPASKGGYHDDSDEDLLE; translated from the exons AtggggccgcgcggggcagcggcgcgcgcgctggggctggcgctggcgctggggctggggttggggctggcgccgccgccccgcgcccccccgcgccccccccgcgccggtggcggcggcctggcggcggcggcggcgggcggcgaggcctGCGGCGGCCTGCGCGGCGTCCCGGCCGCCCTCGGCAACAACACGCACCAG TGCATCTTCGACGACCTCAGCGGCTCCGTGTCGCTCTCCTGGGTGGGGGACAGCACAGGG GTTATCCTTGTCCTGACCACGTTCCAGGTGCCCCTGGTGATCATGAGCTTCGGGCAGTCCAAACTCTACCGGAG CGAGGACTACGGGAAGACTTTCAAGGACATCACCGACCTCATCAATAACACGTTCATCCGGACCGAGTTCGGCATGGCTATCGGCCCGGAGAACTCAGGAAAG GTCATCCTGACGGGCGACGTGTCCGGAGGGAGCCGCGGCGGCAGGATCTTCCGCTCGTCCGACTTCGCCAAGAACTTCGTGCAGACGGACCTGCCCTTCCACCCCTTGGTGCAGATCCTGTACCACCCCCAAAACTCCGACTACCTGCTGGCCCTCAGCACCGAC AACGGCCTCTGGGTGTCCAGGGACTTCGGGGAGAAGTGGGAGGAGATCCACAAAGCTGTCTGCCTGGCCAAGTG GGGCGCTAACAACACCATCTTCTTCACCACCTACCTGAACAGCTCCTGCA AAGCTGATCTCGGGTTACTGGAGCTAAAGAAAACCTCCGACTTCGGCAAAGCCTTCAAGGTCATCGGCACCAAGATCTACTCCTTCGGCCTGGGCGGACGCTTCCTTTTTGCCTCCGTCATGACAGAGAAG GGCAACACGAGGCGCATTCACGTCTCGCTCGACCAAGGCGAAACGTGGAACATGGCCCAGCTCCCCTCCGTGGGCCACGAGCAGTTTTACTCCATCCTGGCCGCCAACGAGGACCTGGTGTTCATGCACGTGGATGAGCCgggag ATACGGGTTTTGGCACCATCTACACCTCCGATGACCGAGGCATCGTGTACTCCAAGTCCTTGGAGCGGCACCTCTACACCACCACCGGCGGGGAAACCGACTTCACCAACGTCACCTCGCTGCGGGGCATCTACATCACCAGCGTCCTCTCGGAAG ACAACTCCATCCAGTCGGTGATCACCTTCGACCGCGGCGGCGAGTGGGTGCCGCTGAGGAAGCCGAAAAACACCACGTGCGACTCCACGGCGAAGAACAAGGACGAG TGCAGCCTCCACATCCACGCGTCCTACAGCATCTCCCAGAAGCTGAACGTGCCCATGGTGCCGCTGTCCGAGCCCAACGCCGTCGGCATCATCATCGCCCACG GGAGCGTCGGGGGGGCCATCTCGGTGATGAGCCCGGACGTCTACATCTCGGACGACGGGGGCTACACGTGGGCGCGGATGCTGGAGGGGCCCCATTACTACGCCATCCTGGACTCCGGCGGCCTCATCGTAGCCATCGAACACACCAGCCAGCCCGTCAACGTGATCGA GTTCTCCACAGACGAAGGCCAGTGCTGGTATAAGTACACTTTCTCCAAGGATCCCATCTTCTTCACCGGCCTGGCGTCCGAGCCCGGAGCCAGGTCCATGAACGTCAGCATCTGGGGCTTTCGGGGCAACTTCCTGTCCCGCAAGTGGGTCTCGTACACCATCGACTTCAGCGAGCTGCTCAGCAGGACCT GCGAGGACAAGGACTACACCATCTGGCTGGCTCACTCCAGTGATCCCAGTGACCCCAGTGACGGCTGCATCCTGGGCTACAAGGAGCAGTACCGGCGCCTCCGCAAGTCCTCGGTGTGCCAGAACGGCCGGGACTACGTGGTGACCAAGCAGCCGTCCATCTGCCCCTGCACCCTGGAAGACTTTCTCTG CGATTTCGGCTACTATCGCCCGGAGAACCAGTCTGTGTGCGTGGAGCAGCCGGAGCTGAAGGGACACGACCTGGAGTTTTGCCTCTACggcaggcaggagctgctcaAGACCAGCGG GTACCGGAAGATCCCAGGAGACAAATGTTCAGGAGGGGAAAGTCCGAGCCGGGAAGAGACCGACATGAAGAAGAAATGCACCAGCAACTTCCTGAGCCCCAGCCAGCTG GCCGCGTCCTCCAGCTCCACTCCCATCATCCTGGCTGTCGTCGCCCTGCTGCTCGTCACCGCCGTGGCCGGGGTGCTCCTCGTCAAGAAATACGTGTGCGGGGGCAG GTTCCTGGTTCACCGCTACTCCGTCCTCCGGCAGCACGCCGAGGCCAACGGCGCGGAGGGCATCGACGCACCAGACCCCGTCGCGCCGGCGAGCAAAGGAGGTTACCACGATGACTCGGACGAG GACCTCCTGGAGTAG